A stretch of DNA from Poecilia reticulata strain Guanapo linkage group LG18, Guppy_female_1.0+MT, whole genome shotgun sequence:
GAGTTATTAGAAAtaatataaagacaaaaatataatgtGCGtaatttcttgtatttttaaatgaaatatgtaTTGCAGTTTATTCTGTGGAGAGTATTTTGAGCTCCACGGTGTGGTGTCATAAGGTGTGGTGGGTCAGACTTTAATCCTTCCTCTGGAAAGGGTTAAATATTAACTACAGAATGTAACTTTCCTGTTAAATTGTGAACCTCTGCAAAATGTTGGAACCAAATCCTGCTTTTTATCCCaaacataaaacttaaaaacgttacattaatacatttttaacaccaTTATGCCCACATTGCCGTTAAAGTTTCAGTACATGTGTTAAATATACATAAAGTTCACTCTTTCATTTTCAGGTTGATTCTGCGTATTATGATTAAATATTAACCCGGTTTAGCTCTCTTCACgataataaaacattatccAGTCTGGGCATCCTGGTGGGAATCTGCACGATACTATTCGGAGGGTTTGGTTACACATTATGAGGGTTCGAATGATTTCTATTTGACCTaaaatttaatctaaaacattttgaatcagTTAATTAAACAACATGAGAACATCTTCATTATAACGTCTCCATTCTGAGGACTTTGACCGAATAACGcgagaagaaaagaggaaactaGAATACAGTCCCACTAAAAAggtattttcattcattttattctctCATTTCTTATTATTGTTTCCCATAGATTCTTATTTACTAACATACAGTGTTAATAGTTCAATGTGAAGCTTGTTTTATTGGTAATAGAAAATGTAAGTTTCTGTAGCAGGCAATAAAATCACGgcaccctaaccctaaccctaccctaaccctaaccctttttttggaaaacagaacttatttttatttttctgtaaattttaaGTCTTTACTTCCTGGTATTGTTTTCATGCATCTGTTTACTAAAACAGTGGTCTCACCTGCTGATAATAATTCCCTTAAATACAGCAGGTTgcagttatttttactttcttagTCATTGTTTTCAGCATTGCTGTATGAAACAATGATGAATGAAAATTGTCAAAGAAACTGTGGCAGTACACTTAACTCATGTGATCAGCcttgtaaagttaaaaaaatgtgtcaaatctataaaaaataataaatcaataaataagtTGTCAttgtttgttaataaatatatttccatatttccaagctttacatttatgtctgtgtgtttcagtttttgtgtctCCAAGATGATTCACAACAGAGATGGATTCGTTTTTGGACTCTTTATCAGCTTAATTCTTCTGATTCACCTCAATGAAGGTAACTGCAGGAATAAGGAATCAGGTTTCAGACATGAAGTTGGGGAGCAATTTAGTTTTATAAagatttcagactttatttagACAGATCTAAAATGCAAGTCTCATTCATTTTATTAAGCGGAAGTAACAGCAAGCTGGTATTAAGTTATGGCTCTGACATGTGATGAGTTTCTACAAACGGAGGAAAACTACAACctgaaatatgaaatgttttgtttctcaggTCAGTCACAGGAGTCAGATTTAACTCAGACCATCATATCGATGCCTGGTGATGACGTCGTCCTGCCCTGTCATGTGGATCCTCCTCAGGATCTTTCTCAGTTTACAGTGGAGTGGGGCAGACCTGACCTAAAACCCAGATTTGTGCATGTTTGGCACAACCAGAAGGAATATCTAGCTGACCAAAACAAAGTCTTCAAGGGAAGAACGTCTCTGTTCAATGACAAACTGAAGGACGGAAACTTTTCTCTGAAACTGTCTGATGTGAGACATTCTGACAACGGAAGATACAGATGTTACAACCCAAAGgagaaaacagaatattttatccAGCTTCTTGTTGGTGAGTAAACTAaataatataaacatgtatttaatttaaaccagGACTTGTTAGCAGTCttattaaaaccaaacaagTTCCACATTGAGAAACATTGTTAACAAAGTAAACTGTTGGGTTCAAAATGGTTTGGATCAGAATGAAGATAAAATAAGAAGAGCCTCAATAAttacaagaaaatacaaataataataataataataataataataataataataataataataataataataataataataataataatgtggaAGGTGTTGCACTATCTACAAAGATTTACATCACAATTACAGGAGCAACATTGGTGCAGACAGGcctatttaattattatttagtgGGACAACACAAACAGTAAAACCATTTTACAATCAATCAATACCCAGCTCTAAACTAACTCCTTTGATGTTTCCAGTTGGTGATcaataaattattcataaaaacgTGACTCTTAAACCTTTCAGGATATActtttactaaataatttacCTGCTCTCTGACCATCAGGCTCCATTTCCTCACCTGGTGTCAGTTTATCTGGACTGGACATCAGCAGCAGTGGAGTGATGCTGGACTGCAGCGCTGCAGGCTGGTATCCAGAACCTGAGATGTTCTGGCTGGACGGAGACGGAAACATCATGTCTGCTGgacctgcagagaaaagcacAGATCCTGATGGTGTTTACACTGTTAGCAGCAGAGTGACTGTAGAgaagagaaacaacaacaactttacCTGCAGAGTCCAGCAGAGAGACGTCAACCAGAGCAGAGAGACACACATTCATGTTCCAGGTAGGAAACTAAAACACTTTCAACACTTNNNNNNNNNNNNNNNNNNNNNNNNNNNNNNNNNNNNNNNNNNNNNNNNNNNNNNNNNNNNNNNNNNNNNNNNNNNNNNNNNNNNNNNNNNNNNNNNNNNNNNNNNNNNNNNNNNNNNNNNNNNNNNNNNNNNNNNNNNNNNNNNNNNNNNNNNNNNNNNNNNNNNNNNNNNNNNNNNNNNNNNNNNNNNNNNNNNNNNNNNNNNNNNNNNNNNNNNNNNNNNNNNNNNNNNNNNNNNNNNNNNNNNNNNNNNNNNNNNNNNNNNNNNNNNNNNNNNNNNNNNNNNNNNNNNNNNNNNNNNNNNNNNNNNNNNNNNNNNNNNNNNNNNNNNNNNNNNNNNNNNNNNNNNNNNNNNNNNNNNNNNNNNNNNNNNNNNNNNNNNNNNNNNNNNNNNNNNNNNNNNNNNNNNNNNNNNNNNNNNNNNNNNNNNNNNNNNNNNNNNNNNNNNNNNNNNNNNNNNNNNNNNNNNNNNNNNNNNNNNNNNNNNNNNNNNNNNNNNNNNNNNNNNNNNNNNNNNNNNNNNNNNNNNNNNNNNNNNNNNNNNNNNNNNNNNNNNNNNNNNNNNNNNNNNNNNNNNNNNNNNNNNNNNNNNNNNNNNNNNNNNNNNNNNNNNNNNNNNNNNNNNNNNNNNNNNNNNNNNNNNNNNNNNNNNNNNNNNNNNNNNNNNNNNNNNNNNNNNNNNNNNNNNNNNNNNNNNNNNNNNNNNNNNNNNNNNNNNNNNNNNNNNNNNNNNNNNNNNNNNNNNNNNNNNNNNNNNNNNNNNNNNNNNNNNNNNNNNNNNNNNNNNNNNNNNNNNNNNNNNNNNNNNNNNNNNNNNNNNNNNNNNNNNNNNNNNNNNNNNNNNNNNNNNNNNNNNNNNNNNNNNNNNNNNNNNNNNNNNNNNNNNNNNNNNNNNNNNNNNNNNNNNNNNNNNNNNNNNNNNNNNNNNNNNNNNNNNNNNNNNNNNNNNNNNNNNNNNNNNNNNNNNNNNNNNNNNNNNNNNNNNNNNNNNNNNNNNNNNNNNNNNNNNNNNNNNNNNNNNNNNNNNNNNNNNNNNNNNNNNNNNNNNNNNNNNNNNNNNNNNNNNNNNNNNNNNNNNNNNNNNNNNNNNNNNNNNNNNNNNNNNNNNNNNNNNNNNNNNNNNNNNNNNNNNNNNNNNNNNNNNNNNNNNNNNNNNNNNNNNNNNNNNNNNNNNNNNNNNNNNNNNNNNNNNNNNNNNNNNNNNNNNNNNNNNNNNNNNNNNNNNNNNNNNNNNNNNNNNNNNNNNNNNNNNNNNNNNNNNNNNNNNNNNNNNNNNNNNNNNNNNNNNNNNNNNNNNNNNNNNNNNNNNNNNNNNNNNNNNNNNNNNNNNNNNNNNNNNNNNNNNNNNNNNNNNNNNNNNNNNNNNNNNNNNNNNNNNNNNNNNNNNNNNNNNNNNNNNNNNNNNNNNNNNNNNNNNNNNNNNNNNNNNNNNNNNNNNNNNNNNNNNNNNNNNNNNNNNNNNNNNNNNNNNNNNNNNNNNNNNNNNNNNNNNNNNNNNNNNNNNNNNNNNNNNNNNNNNNNNNNNNNNNNNNNNNNNNNNNNNNNNNNNNNNNNNNNNNNNNNNNNNNNNNNNNNNNNNNNNNNNNNNNNNNNNNNNNNNNNNNNNNNNNNNNNNNNNNNNNNNNNNNNNNNNNNNNNNNNNNNNNNNNNNNNNNNNNNNNNNNNNNNNNNNNNNNNNNNNNNNNNNNNNNNNNNNNNNNNNNNNNNNNNNNNNNNNNNNNNNNNNNNNNNNNNNNNNNNNNNNNNNNNNNNNNNNNNNNNNNNNNNNNNNNNNNNNNNNNNNNNNNNNNNNNNNNNNNNNNNNNNNNNNNNNNNNNNNNNNNNNNNNNNNNNNNNNNNNNNNNNNNNNNNNNNNNNNNNNNNNNNNNNNNNNNNNNNNNNNNNNNNNNNNNNNNNNNNNNNNNNNNNNNNNNNNNNNNNNNNNNNNNNNNNNNNNNNNNNNNNNNNNNNNNNNNNNNNNNNNNNNNNNNNNNNNNNNNNNNNNNNNNNNNNNNNNNNNNNNNNNNNNNNNNNNNNNNNNNNNNNNNNNNNNNNNNNNNNNNNNNNNNNNNNNNNNNNNNNNNNNNNNNNNNNNNNNNNNNNNNNNNNNNNNNNNNNNNNNNNNNNNNNNNNNNNNNNNNNNNNNNNNNNNNNNNNNNNNNNNNNNNNNNNNNNNNNNNNNNNNNNNNNNNNNNNNNNNNNNNNNNNNNNNNNNNNNNNNNNNNNNNNNNNNNNNNNNNNNNNNNNNNNNNNNNNNNNNNNNNNNNNNNNNNNNNNNNNNNNNNNNNNNNNNNNNNNNNNNNNNNNNNNNNNNNNNNNNNNNNNNNNNNNNNNNNNNNNNNNNNNNNNNNNNNNNNNNNNNNNNNNNNNNNNNNNNNNNNNNNNNNNNNNNNNNNNNNNNNNNNNNNNNNNNNNNNNNNNNNNNNNNNNNNNNNNNNNNNNNNNNNNNNNNNNNNNNNNNNNNNNNNNNNNNNNNNNNNNNNNNNNNNNNNNNNNNNNNNNNNNNNNNNNNNNNNNNNNNNNNNNNNNNNNNNNNNNNNNNNNNNNNNNNNNNNNNNNNNNNNNNNNNNNNNNNNNNNNNNNNNNNNNNNNNNNNNNNNNNNNNNNNNNNNNNNNNNNNNNNNNNNNNNNNNNNNNNNNNNNNNNNNNNNNNNNNNNNNNNNNNNNNNNNNNNNNNNNNNNNNNNNNNNNNNNNNNNNNNNNNNNNNNNNNNNNNNNNNNNNNNNNNNNNNNNNNNNNNNNNNNNNNNNNNNNNNNNNNNNNNNNNNNNNNNNNNNNNNNNNNNNNNNNNNNNNNNNNNNNNNNNNNNNNNNNNNNNNNNNNNNNNNNNNNNNNNNNNNNNNNNNNNNNNNNNNNNNNNNNNNNNNNNNNNNNNNNNNNNNNNNNNNNNNNNNNNNNNNNNNNNNNNNNNNNNNNNNNNNNNNNNNNNNNNNNNNNNNNNNNNNNNNNNNNNNNNNNNNNNNNNNNNNNNNNNNNNNNNNNNNNNNNNNNNNNNNNNNNNNNNNNNNNNNNNNNNNNNNNNNNNNNNNNNNNNNNNNNNNNNNNNNNNNNNNNNNNNNNNNNNNNNNNNNNNNNNNNNNNNNNNNNNNNNNNNNNNNNNNNNNNNNNNNNNNNNNNNNNNNNNNNNNNNNNNNNNNNNNNNNNNNNNNNNNNNNNNNNNNNNNNNNNNNNNNNNNNNNNNNNNNNNNNNNNNNNNNNNNNNNNNNNNNNNNNNNNNNNNNNNNNNNNNNNNNNNNNNNNNNNNNNNNNNNNNNNNNNNNNNNNNNNNNNNNNNNNNNNNNNNNNNNNNNNNNNNNNNNNNNNNNNNNNNNNNNNNNNNNNNNNNNNNNNNNNNNNNNNNNNNNNNNNNNNNNNNNNNNNNNNNNNNNNNNNNNNNNNNNNNNNNNNNNNNNNNNNNNNNNNNNNNNNNNNNNNNNNNNNNNNNNNNNNNNNNNNNNNNNNNNNNNNNNNNNNNNNNNNNNNNNNNNNNNNNNNNNNNNNNNNNNNNNNNNNNNNNNNNNNNNNNNNNNNNNNNNNNNNNNNNNNNNNNNNNNNNNNNNNNNNNNNNNNNNNNNNNNNNNNNNNNNNNNNNNNNNNNNNNNNNNNNNNNNNNNNNNNNNNNNNNNNNNNNNNNNNNNNNNNNNNNNNNNNNNNNNNNNNNNNNNNNNNNNNNNNNNNNNNNNNNNNNNNNNNNNNNNNNNNNNNNNNNNNNNNNNNNNNNNNNNNNNNNNNNNNNNNNNNNNNNNNNNNNNNNNNNNNNNNNNNNNNNNNNNNNNNNNNNNNNNNNNNNNNNNNNNNNNNNNNNNNNNNNNNNNNNNNNNNNNNNNNNNNNNNNNNNNNNNNNNNNNNNNNNNNNNNNNNNNNNNNNNNNNNNNNNNNNNNNNNNNNNNNNNNNNNNNNNNNNNNNNNNNNNNNNNNNNNNNNNNNNNNNNNNNNNNNNNNNNNNNNNNNNNNNNNNNNNNNNNNNNNNNNNNNNNNNNNNNNNNNNNNNNNNNNNNNNNNNNNNNNNNNNNNNNNNNNNNNNNNNNNNNNNNNNNNNNNNNNNNNNNNNNNNNNNNNNNNNNNNNNNNNNNNNNNNNNNNNNNNNNNNNNNNNNNNNNNNNNNNNNNNNNNNNNNNNNNNNNNNNNNNNNNNNNNNNNNNNNNNNNNNNNNNNNNNNNNNNNNNNNNNNNNNNNNNNNNNNNNNNNNNNNNNNNNNNNNNNNNNNNNNNNNNNNNNNNNNNNNNNNNNNNNNNNNNNNNNNNNNNNNNNNNNNNNNNNNNNNNNNNNNNNNNNNNNNNNNNNNNNNNNNNNNNNNNNNNNNNNNNNNNNNNNNNNNNNNNNNNNNNNNNNNNNNNNNNNNNNNNNNNNNNNNNNNNNNNNNNNNNNNNNNNNNNNNNNNNNNNNNNNNNNNNNNNNNNNNNNNNNNNNNNNNNNNNNNNNNNNNNNNNNNNNNNNNNNNNNNNNNNNNNNNNNNNNNNNNNNNNNNNNNNNNNNNNNNNNNNNNNNNNNNNNNNNNNNNNNNNNNNNNNNNNNNNNNNNNNNNNNNNNNNNNNNNNNNNNNNNNNNNNNNNNNNNNNNNNNNNNNNNNNNNNNNNNNNNNNNNNNNNNNNNNNNNNNNNNNNNNNNNNNNNNNNNNNNNNNNNNNNNNNNNNNNNNNNNNNNNNNNNNNNNNNNNNNNNNNNNNNNNNNNNNNNNNNNNNNNNNNNNNNNNNNNNNNNNNNNNNNNNNNNNNNNNNNNNNNNNNNNNNNNNNNNNNNNNNNNNNNNNNNNNNNNNNNNNNNNNNNNNNNNNNNNNNNNNNNNNNNNNNNNNNNNNNNNNNNNNNNNNNNNNNNNNNNNNNNNNNNNNNNNNNNNNNNNNNNNNNNNNNNNNNNNNNNNNNNNNNNNNNNNNNNNNNNNNNNNNNNNNNNNNNNNNNNNNNNNNNNNNNNNNNNNNNNNNNNNNNNNNNNNNNNNNNNNNNNNNNNNNNNNNNNNNNNNNNNNNNNNNNNNNNNNNNNNNNNNNNNNNNNNNNNNNNNNNNNNNNNNNNNNNNNNNNNNNNNNNNNNNNNNNNNNNNNNNNNNNNNNNNNNNNNNNNNNNNNNNNNNNNNNNNNNNNNNNNNNNNNNNNNNNNNNNNNNNNNNNNNNNNNNNNNNNNNNNNNNNNNNNNNNNNNNNNNNNNNNNNNNNNNNNNNNNNNNNNNNNNNNNNNNNNNNNNNNNNNNNNNNNNNNNNNNNNNNNNNNNNNNNNNNNNNNNNNNNNNNNNNNNNNNNNNNNNNNNNNNNNNNNNNNNNNNNNNNNNNNNNNNNNNNNNNNNNNNNNNNNNNNNNNNNNNNNNNNNNNNNNNNNNNNNNNNNNNNNNNNNNNNNNNNNNNNNNNNNNNNNNNNNNNNNNNNNNNNNNNNNNNNNNNNNNNNNNNNNNNNNNNNNNNNNNNNNNNNNNNNNNNNNNNNNNNNNNNNNNNNNNNNNNNNNNNNNNNNNNNNNNNNNNNNNNNNNNNNNNNNNNNNNNNNNNNNNNNNNNNNNNNNNNNNNNNNNNNNNNNNNNNNNNNNNNNNNNNNNNNNNNNNNNNNNNNNNNNNNNNNNNNNNNNNNNNNNNNNNNNNNNNNNNNNNNNNNNNNNNNNNNNNNNNNNNNNNNNNNNNNNNNNNNNNNNNNNNNNNNNNNNNNNNNNNNNNNNNNNNNNNNNNNNNNNNNNNNNNNNNNNNNNNNNNNNNNNNNNNNNNNNNNNNNNNNNNNNNNNNNNNNNNNNNNNNNNNNNNNNNNNNNNNNNNNNNNNNNNNNNNNNNNNNNNNNNNNNNNNNNNNNNNNNNNNNNNNNNNNNNNNNNNNNNNNNNNNNNNNNNNNNNNNNNNNNNNNNNNNNNNNNNNNNNNNNNNNNNNNNNNNNNNNNNNNNNNNNNNNNNNNNNNNNNNNNNNNNNNNNNNNNNNNNNNNNNNNNNNNNNNNNNNNNNNNNNNNNNNNNNNNNNNNNNNNNNNNNNNNNNNNNNNNNNNNNNNNNNNNNNNNNNNNNNNNNNNNNNNNNNNNNNNNNNNNNNNNNNNNNNNNNNNNNNNNNNNNNNNNNNNNNNNNNNNNNNNNNNNNNNNNNNNNNNNNNNNNNNNNNNNNNNNNNNNNNNNNNNNNNNNNNNNNNNNNNNNNNNNNNNNNNNNNNNNNNNNNNNNNNNNNNNNNNNNNNNNNNNNNNNNNNNNNNNNNNNNNNNNNNNNNNNNNNNNNNNNNNNNNNNNNNNNNNNNNNNNNNNNNNNNNNNNNNNNNNNNNNNNNNNNNNNNNNNNNNNNNNNNNNNNNNNNNNNNNNNNNNNNNNNNNNNNNNNNNNNNNNNNNNNNNNNNNNNNNNNNNNNNNNNNNNNNNNNNNNNNNNNNNNNNNNNNNNNNNNNNNNNNNNNNNNNNNNNNNNNNNNNNNNNNNNNNNNNNNNNNNNNNNNNNNNNNNNNNNNNNNNNNNNNNNNNNNNNNNNNNNNNNNNNNNNNNNNNNNNNNNNNNNNNNNNNNNNNNNNNNNNNNNNNNNNNNNNNNNNNNNNNNNNNNNNNNNNNNNNNNNNNNNNNNNNNNNNNNNNNNNNNNNNNNNNNNNNNNNNNNNNNNNNNNNNNNNNNNNNNNNNNNNNNNNNNNNNNNNNNNNNNNNNNNNNNNNNNNNNNNNNNNNNNNNNNNNNNNNNNNNNNNNNNNNNNNNNNNNNNNNNNNNNNNNNNNNNNNNNNNNNNNNNNNNNNNNNNNNNNNNNNNNNNNNNNNNNNNNNNNNNNNNNNNNNNNNNNNNNNNNNNNNNNNNNNNNNNNNNNNNNNNNNNNNNNNNNNNNNNNNNNNNNNNNNNNNNNNNNNNNNNNNNNNNNNNNNNNNNNNNNNNNNNNNNNNNNNNNNNNNNNNNNNNNNNNNNNNNNNNNNNNNNNNNNNNNNNNNNNNNNNNNNNNNNNNNNNNNNNNNNNNNNNNNNNNNNNNNNNNNNNNNNNNNNNNNNNNNNNNNNNNNNNNNNNNNNNNNNNNNNNNNNNNNNNNNNNNNNNNNNNNNNNNNNNNNNNNNNNNNNNNNNNNNNNNNNNNNNNNNNNNNNNNNNNNNNNNNNNNNNNNNNNNNNNNNNNNNNNNNNNNNNNNNNNNNNNNNNNNNNNNNNNNNNNNNNNNNNNNNNNNNNNNNNNNNNNNNNNNNNNNNNNNNNNNNNNNNNNNNNNNNNNNNNNNNNNNNNNNNNNNNNNNNNNNNNNNNNNNNNNNNNNNNNNNNNNNNNNNNNNNNNNNNNNNNNNNNNNNNNNNNNNNNNNNNNNNNNNNNNNNNNNNNNNNNNNNNNNNNNNNNNNNNNNNNNNNNNNNNNNNNNNNNNNNNNNNNNNNNNNNNNNNNNNNNNNNNNNNNNNNNNNNNNNNNNNNNNNNNNNNNNNNNNNNNNNNNNNNNNNNNNNNNNNNNNNNNNNNNNNNNNNNNNNNNNNNNNNNNNNNNNNNNNNNNNNNNNNNNNNNNNNNNNNNNNNNNNNNNNNNNNNNNNNNNNNNNNNNNNNNNNNNNNNNNNNNNNNNNNNNNNNNNNNNNNNNNNNNNNNNNNNNNNNNNNNNNNNNNNNNNNNNNNNNNNNNNNNNNNNNNNNNNNNNNNNNNNNNNNNNNNNNNNNNNNNNNNNNNNNNNNNNNNNNNNNNNNNNNNNNNNNNNNNNNNNNNNNNNNNNNNNNNNNNNNNNNNNNNNNNNNNNNNNNNNNNNNNNNNNNNNNNNNNNNNNNNNNNNNNNNNNNNNNNNNNNNNNNNNNNNNNNNNNNNNNNNNNNNNNNNNNNNNNNNNNNNNNNNNNNNNNNNNNNNNNNNNNNNNNNNNNNNNNNNNNNNNNNNNNNNNNNNNNNNNNNNNNNNNNNNNNNNNNNNNNNNNNNNNNNNNNNNNNNNNNNNNNNNNNNNNNNNNNNNNNNNNNNNNNNNNNNNNNNNNNNNNNNNNNNNNNNNNNNNNNNNNNNNNNNNNNNNNNNNNNNNNNNNNNNNNNNNNNNNNNNNNNNNNNNNNNNNNNNNNNNNNNNNNNNNNNNNNNNNNNNNNNNNNNNNNNNNNNNNNNNNNNNNNNNNNNNNNNNNNNNNNNNNNNNNNNNNNNNNNNNNNNNNNNNNNNNNNNNNNNNNNNNNNNNNNNNNNNNNNNNNNNNNNNNNNNNNNNNNNNNNNNNNNNNNNNNNNNNNNNNNNNNNNNNNNNNNNNNNNNNNNNNNNNNNNNNNNNNNNNNNNNNNNNNNNNNNNNNTATATACTTTTGAttgtaagattttcttttaatcaaagaGTCTAGGTTAAAAGTGTTACTTATTTTCACCCAGAAGACAAATACTGATATAATTTAGTATACATAGACTAAATAAtagattaatgttttattcctgATGGATTCatgtttgtatctttttttctgttgtgtaaAATACTATTTACCAAACAGTGTCAGGtgaaatcactcaatcaggtttattcatATATTGTGCACATTTCAGAGAGTTTGTAGGACAATCAGTAATGAAGCAGGTCTGGATGAGTTTTAAACCAAGGATAAGGAATTTAAAACAAGGGGCGAGAcagtctggttctgatgcagctAGAAAACAACTTCCAGCCTGGTTCATGTAACCCAAATAGTTCTTTTGGTGAAAGTTCACAAGCATTTCATATAACATGATCAGCAGATGTTTACTTGTAATTTTACAACACAGTTTCCAACACAGAAAGCAAAATTAGCCTGACTGAGAAAATAcaagaacaagaaaagaaagagaaaaagagttaCTGAATAATGCAAGAATATGTGTACCTTGCACACATATTTTCTTAGTCaggagttctttttttttaaaaaaactatttttaatagaataataaataaacgtATGCAGCTTTATATCTTTTATTCATCCACTTTGTTGTTCAGacactgaatgttttcaaacaaaatgcCCAGGAGAGTTAGCCTGCCATTGCTAGTGAGAAAGTAAAatagatgttttctgtttttgtcctgtctggCAGTGAGACACTAAGGATTATTGTCCAAGTGTCAAAGTAAAGCCCAACAGATTTCCTTTCACAATAAGAGCATTTTGGTTTTGGTCATGATGCTCCACTTGATATATATATGAAACTTTATTAGAATTTTCTTTGGGattgtttcaaatgtaatgaacccagaaacaaaaaggaaagaaaaaaaagtgggaaaggtggagaaaatgtttaagtgGGAAAGAGACAGGAAGGGATGAGAGTAATAAGCATAGAGAGAACAAGTGAAAATACTAGAAATCTGCCTCTAGATCTGTaggaagagaaaagacaaaaccagGAAAgtgcagcaacaaaaaatatatgcattaaTAATCATAACAGTTATGGCCTAATTGGAAATACAAGATGAATTCACTGGCAAATGCAGCCCAACAGAGTGTATATGACAAACACCTGAATCTAAAcatctgtgcatgtgtgtgtgtttttgtctatAAGATTTATCCATAGGAAAGTCCAGTTGGCAGTTTTGGGGCTTACAGCCAAACTCATCAGGACATGATGACACAAGGAGAACCAGATCCACAAAGACCCAGTCAACCACTGGGGAAGGTAATTGTT
This window harbors:
- the LOC108167180 gene encoding butyrophilin subfamily 2 member A1-like; the protein is MIHNRDGFVFGLFISLILLIHLNEGQSQESDLTQTIISMPGDDVVLPCHVDPPQDLSQFTVEWGRPDLKPRFVHVWHNQKEYLADQNKVFKGRTSLFNDKLKDGNFSLKLSDVRHSDNGRYRCYNPKEKTEYFIQLLVGSISSPGVSLSGLDISSSGVMLDCSAAGWYPEPEMFWLDGDGNIMSAGPAEKSTDPDGVYTVSSRVTVEKRNNNNFTCRVQQRDVNQSRETHIHVPVRH